Within Xanthomonas theicola, the genomic segment GCGATCTGGTCAAGGTCAAGGTGCTGGAGGTCGACAAGCAGGGCCGCATCCGCCTGTCGATGAAGGCCGTCGAGGAAGGCGAGGGCATGACCGCCGAGTAAGCCGTCGGCGCTTATCGCTGTACCAGCAAAAAGCGGGCTTCGGCCCGTTTTTTTCATGGGTGGCGCTGGCGCGGCGTGTGCTCCGTGAGCGATCGGGACGCGTAAGGCTATCCAGAGCTGCTCCTGCAACAGCAATCCAGATGCTTTAACGAGGCTTGCCGCGCGCTAGAGCAGTTTCGACTCTTGCTATTGGCACGACGTCCCCCCCGGTTTTGAGTAGCACGGCGATTTGGAGTCCAATCCCCAACGAGACGGAGATTGGACGTGAAGAAGCGCTTTTCCGAAGAGCAGATCATCGGCTTCCTGCGTGAGGCCGAAGCCGGCGTGGCGGTGAAGGACCTGTGCCGGCGGCACGGGTTCAGCGAGGCCTCCTACTACCTGTGGCGCAGCAAGTTCGGCGGCATGAGCGTGCCGGAGGCCAAGCGGCTCAAGGAGCTGGAGGCGGAGAACACGCGGCTGAAGAAGCTGCTGGCCGAGCAGCTGTTCGAGAACGACGTCATCAAGGACGCCCTGCGAAAAAAGTGGTGACCGCACCGGCGCGCAGGATGCTGGTGCGGCACCTGATGGAGCGCGGGCTCCCTGAGCGGCGGGCGCTGGCCGTGGTGCGGATGAGCGCCAGCGCGCTGCGCTACGTCCCACGTCCGGATCGCAACGTCGAGCTGCGCGAGCGGATCCTGGCGCTAGCGCAGCGGCACAAGCGCTACGGCGTCGGGATGATCTATCTGAAGCTGCGGCAGGAGCAGTGGCCGGTGAACTACAAGCGGGTGGAACGGCTGTATCAGGAGGCCAGGTTGCAGGTGCGCCGGCGCAAGCGGAA encodes:
- a CDS encoding IS3 family transposase (programmed frameshift); the encoded protein is MKKRFSEEQIIGFLREAEAGVAVKDLCRRHGFSEASYYLWRSKFGGMSVPEAKRLKELEAENTRLKKLLAEQLFENDVIKDALRKKLVTAPARRMLVRHLMERGLPERRALAVVRMSASALRYVPRPDRNVELRERILALAQRHKRYGVGMIYLKLRQEQWPVNYKRVERLYQEARLQVRRRKRKKVLLGERQPLLRPGTANQVWSMDFVFDRTAEGRVLKALTIVDDATHEAVAIEVERAISGHGVARVLDRLALTRGLPQVIRTDNGKEFCGKTMVTWAHERGVQLRLIQPGKPNQNAYIESFNGRLRDECLNEHWFPRLLHARTEIETWRREYNEERPKKILGGLTPAAYAQQLAAKAATMKPGL